A portion of the Thalassotalea sp. LPB0316 genome contains these proteins:
- a CDS encoding argininosuccinate synthase — MALAKNKQVKKVVLAYSGGLDTSAIIPWLKENYDGCEVIAFCADVGQGEEELAGIEAKAIASGASECHVVDLKEAFVNDYIYPIVKTGAVYEGQYLLGTSMARPVIAKAHVEVARKVGADALCHGCTGKGNDQVRFEACFAALAPELTVIAPWREWDMVSREDLLDYLAERDIPCSASLTKIYSRDANAWHISHEGGELEDPWCQPSKEVWTMTVDPLDAPNTPDYVTLSFEQGVLTQVDGKALSPFQALMYLNDKAGAHGVGRIDIVENRLVGMKSRGCYETPGGTVLMAAYKGLESLILDKESLKFRESIGLEFSHVIYDGRWFTPLAKAQLAAAQSLAENVTGDVVVQLYKGQATVTQRQSPNSLYSEAFATFGEDDVYDQKHAEGFIRLYSLSSRIAALSKQAKVEK, encoded by the coding sequence ATGGCTTTAGCAAAAAATAAACAAGTAAAAAAAGTAGTTCTGGCATATTCAGGTGGTTTAGATACTTCGGCAATTATTCCGTGGTTAAAAGAGAATTACGATGGCTGTGAAGTCATCGCATTTTGCGCTGATGTTGGGCAAGGTGAAGAAGAGTTAGCCGGTATTGAAGCAAAAGCGATTGCTTCTGGCGCGAGTGAATGTCACGTAGTTGATTTAAAAGAAGCGTTCGTTAACGACTATATATATCCTATCGTTAAAACAGGTGCTGTTTACGAAGGCCAATATCTCCTTGGTACATCGATGGCGCGTCCTGTTATCGCTAAAGCTCACGTTGAAGTAGCGCGCAAAGTTGGCGCAGATGCCCTTTGTCACGGTTGTACTGGTAAAGGTAATGATCAGGTGCGCTTTGAGGCGTGCTTCGCCGCACTTGCACCTGAATTGACCGTAATCGCACCTTGGCGTGAGTGGGATATGGTATCACGTGAAGATTTACTCGATTATTTGGCTGAGCGCGATATTCCATGCTCTGCATCACTTACTAAAATTTATTCTCGCGATGCCAACGCGTGGCACATCTCTCATGAAGGTGGTGAATTAGAAGATCCTTGGTGCCAGCCGTCAAAAGAAGTTTGGACAATGACCGTAGATCCGCTTGATGCACCAAACACACCAGACTACGTCACCTTAAGTTTTGAGCAAGGTGTACTGACCCAAGTTGATGGCAAAGCACTATCGCCATTTCAGGCCTTGATGTACCTCAATGATAAAGCTGGCGCTCATGGTGTTGGCCGTATCGATATTGTTGAAAATCGCTTGGTTGGTATGAAATCAAGAGGCTGTTACGAAACGCCAGGTGGTACAGTGCTAATGGCTGCCTATAAAGGGTTAGAGAGCCTAATTTTAGATAAAGAATCGTTAAAGTTTAGAGAGTCTATTGGCCTGGAGTTTTCACATGTCATTTACGATGGTCGTTGGTTTACGCCACTAGCTAAGGCGCAATTAGCGGCAGCTCAATCACTCGCTGAAAATGTCACTGGTGATGTCGTTGTTCAATTATACAAGGGCCAAGCCACGGTTACTCAGCGTCAATCGCCAAACAGCCTATACTCTGAAGCGTTTGCCACCTTTGGTGAAGACGATGTTTACGATCAAAAACACGCCGAAGGTTTCATTCGTTTATATAGCTTATCAAGCCGAATTGCGGCATTGTCTAAGCAGGCGAAAGTGGAGAAATAG